From one Deltaproteobacteria bacterium genomic stretch:
- a CDS encoding uracil-DNA glycosylase gives MATLPELGRAVVACRACPRLVAHRERVAHEKRRQYLDCAYWGKPLPGFGDPQARVLLVGLAPAAHGGNRTGRLFTGDRSGDWLFAALHAAGFANQPESTDRRDGLRLTDAYITAAVRCAPPDNKPSRVELERCRAYLARELQLLPRVQVVVALGRIAMDGYLAARAAAGQSVPRPRPSFGHGATHQLGELTLVTSYHPSQQNTLTGRLTRAMLAEVFVTVRRLLQRARDQTGRGP, from the coding sequence TTGGCGACGTTGCCAGAGCTGGGGCGGGCGGTTGTTGCTTGCCGCGCCTGTCCGCGGCTGGTGGCACATCGCGAGCGGGTCGCGCACGAAAAGCGCCGCCAGTATCTTGATTGTGCCTACTGGGGCAAACCCCTGCCGGGTTTCGGTGACCCGCAAGCGCGCGTGCTGCTGGTCGGCTTGGCGCCAGCCGCACACGGCGGTAATCGCACCGGGCGGCTGTTTACCGGTGACCGCAGCGGAGATTGGCTGTTCGCCGCGCTCCATGCCGCCGGCTTTGCCAATCAGCCCGAATCCACTGATCGCCGGGACGGCTTGCGGCTTACTGACGCTTACATCACGGCCGCAGTGCGTTGTGCTCCGCCCGACAACAAGCCGTCGCGGGTTGAGCTGGAGCGCTGCCGTGCGTACCTGGCGCGGGAGCTGCAGTTGCTCCCGCGCGTGCAGGTGGTCGTGGCGCTCGGACGCATCGCCATGGACGGCTACTTGGCAGCGCGTGCGGCGGCGGGCCAAAGCGTGCCGCGCCCTCGGCCCAGCTTCGGTCACGGCGCAACTCACCAGCTGGGTGAGCTGACGCTGGTGACCTCCTACCACCCGAGCCAGCAAAATACGCTCACCGGGCGGCTCACCCGGGCGATGCTGGCCGAGGTGTTCGTCACCGTGCGGCGGCTGCTACAGCGCGCCCGTGACCAAACCGGGCGTGGCCCTTGA